The Acetivibrio saccincola genome window below encodes:
- a CDS encoding LCP family protein → MNFKKSIFIWGFVFFVVGSLIFILAKAGFSGTYDPINPDTYGGNAPDINPGNFFNSYLNKKSTNTPEPEEEIDYDAIPGLTNGPRYQEQLVSPNSINILFTGSDALSGLNDTIGIFSIDKESKKLKIIMIPRDLYIDYNLKVRHYLDLNNRNRPDYYKINSAHQIGPFLSYEGKFSAYSVNFLADVIYEVFNIKIDDYVSVNPKGFREVVDLFGGVSIYVPYDMFYEDPFQDLSIALEKGTRWLNGEEAEGFVRFRQYYDEEGNLVNLGDYERKRNQINFIKAFIEQHGTISNIDKIPGLISTLSKNVRHSIGVGNILTSYIGIAKDVITNDYQLETMTVTGTGKIINRTYYVVIE, encoded by the coding sequence ATGAATTTTAAAAAATCTATATTTATATGGGGTTTTGTATTTTTTGTAGTGGGAAGTTTAATATTTATCCTGGCTAAGGCAGGTTTTAGCGGGACTTATGACCCAATTAACCCTGATACATATGGCGGGAATGCTCCGGATATAAATCCTGGTAATTTCTTTAATTCTTACTTAAATAAAAAATCAACCAATACACCGGAACCTGAAGAAGAAATAGACTATGATGCCATCCCTGGTTTAACCAATGGTCCCAGATACCAAGAACAGCTTGTTTCCCCAAACAGCATAAATATATTATTTACAGGCTCTGACGCTTTATCTGGCCTTAATGATACTATAGGTATATTTAGTATAGATAAAGAAAGCAAAAAGTTAAAAATCATTATGATACCCAGGGATTTGTATATAGATTATAATTTAAAAGTCAGGCACTATCTTGATTTAAATAACAGAAACCGTCCTGACTACTATAAAATTAACAGTGCCCATCAAATTGGCCCCTTTTTGTCCTATGAGGGTAAGTTTAGTGCATACTCTGTTAATTTTCTTGCTGATGTAATATATGAAGTTTTTAACATAAAAATAGACGATTATGTAAGCGTAAACCCTAAAGGCTTTAGAGAAGTGGTGGATTTGTTTGGAGGGGTTAGCATATATGTTCCTTACGATATGTTCTATGAAGATCCATTCCAGGACCTTTCAATTGCCCTTGAAAAGGGCACCAGGTGGCTAAACGGAGAGGAAGCAGAAGGTTTTGTACGGTTCAGACAGTACTATGATGAAGAAGGAAACCTTGTCAACCTGGGTGATTATGAAAGAAAAAGAAATCAGATAAACTTCATAAAAGCCTTTATAGAACAGCATGGTACAATATCAAATATTGACAAAATACCCGGACTTATAAGTACATTGAGCAAAAATGTCCGCCACAGCATCGGGGTTGGGAATATTCTCACCTCATATATAGGTATTGCTAAAGATGTAATCACCAACGACTATCAGCTGGAAACAATGACTGTTACAGGTACCGGAAAAATCATAAACAGGACATATTATGTTGTTATAGAGTAA
- the rbr gene encoding rubrerythrin, producing MKSLKGTKTVENLMKAFAGESQARNRYTYYASVARKEGYKQIEAIFLETADHEKEHAKRFYKFLLEGLEGELPAILEVNATYPVAQGTTLDNLLAAADGENEEWAKLYPAFADVAEEEGFPEIAAAFRMISKSEEQHEIRYRKLAENVKENKVFKKDQKIVWRCRNCGYVHEGDTAPELCPACIHPQAHFEVFMENY from the coding sequence ATGAAAAGTTTAAAAGGTACAAAAACAGTTGAAAACTTAATGAAAGCATTTGCAGGAGAATCGCAGGCAAGAAACAGATATACTTATTATGCCAGCGTAGCAAGAAAAGAAGGGTATAAGCAGATTGAAGCGATTTTCCTAGAAACTGCTGACCATGAAAAAGAGCACGCAAAAAGATTTTATAAATTTTTATTAGAAGGTTTAGAGGGAGAGCTTCCAGCTATATTAGAAGTAAATGCTACTTATCCTGTTGCTCAGGGTACAACACTTGACAACCTTCTTGCAGCAGCAGACGGGGAAAATGAAGAGTGGGCAAAATTATACCCTGCTTTTGCTGATGTAGCTGAAGAAGAAGGATTCCCTGAAATTGCAGCAGCTTTCAGAATGATTTCTAAATCTGAAGAACAGCATGAAATAAGATATAGAAAACTTGCTGAAAATGTTAAAGAAAATAAAGTATTCAAAAAAGATCAAAAAATCGTTTGGAGATGCCGTAACTGCGGATATGTTCACGAGGGAGACACAGCTCCAGAACTATGTCCTGCATGTATACACCCACAAGCACATTTTGAAGTTTTCATGGAAAATTATTAA
- the floA gene encoding flotillin-like protein FloA (flotillin-like protein involved in membrane lipid rafts): protein MFMPPFVILILVIGGAVILLSVLLSFIPVGLWISAFAADVKIGIFTLVGMRLRRVVPSRVVNPLIKATKAGLKLTIDKLEAHYLAGGNVDRVVNALIAAQRANIPLEFEKAAAIDLAGRNVLEAVQMSVNPRVIETPVVSAIAKDGIELSAKAKVTVRANINRLVGGAGEQTIIARVGEGVVTTVGSAESHKEVLENPDAISKTVLEKGLDAGTAFEILSIDIADIDVGRNVGAQLQTDQAEADKRIAQAKAEERRAMAVATEQEMKARVQEMRAKVVEAEAEVPKAMAAALREGKIGVMDYYNMQNIISDTQMRLSLSKATQSDDEKQHDKK, encoded by the coding sequence ATGTTTATGCCGCCATTTGTAATTCTAATTCTAGTAATAGGTGGAGCAGTTATCTTGCTGTCTGTTCTCTTGTCTTTTATTCCTGTAGGTCTTTGGATTTCTGCTTTTGCTGCCGATGTAAAAATCGGTATTTTCACACTTGTAGGTATGAGATTAAGAAGAGTTGTACCTTCAAGGGTGGTAAATCCCCTTATTAAGGCGACAAAAGCAGGCTTAAAGCTTACAATTGACAAGCTGGAAGCTCACTACTTAGCAGGGGGAAATGTTGACAGGGTTGTAAATGCCCTTATTGCCGCTCAAAGAGCAAATATCCCTCTTGAATTTGAAAAAGCTGCTGCCATTGACTTAGCAGGAAGAAATGTTCTTGAAGCCGTTCAAATGAGTGTAAATCCCAGAGTTATTGAAACTCCTGTTGTTTCCGCAATTGCAAAGGACGGTATAGAGCTTAGTGCCAAAGCAAAGGTTACGGTAAGGGCAAACATCAACCGCTTAGTGGGAGGAGCCGGAGAGCAGACAATTATAGCACGTGTTGGTGAAGGTGTGGTTACCACCGTTGGTTCTGCTGAAAGCCACAAGGAAGTTTTAGAAAACCCTGATGCAATCTCTAAAACCGTATTGGAAAAAGGTCTTGACGCCGGTACGGCATTTGAAATACTTTCCATTGACATTGCGGACATTGATGTTGGCAGAAACGTAGGCGCCCAGCTTCAAACTGACCAGGCAGAAGCTGATAAGCGTATAGCACAGGCAAAGGCCGAAGAGAGAAGGGCTATGGCGGTAGCTACCGAGCAGGAAATGAAAGCTAGAGTCCAGGAAATGAGAGCTAAGGTTGTGGAAGCTGAAGCAGAAGTTCCAAAAGCCATGGCTGCAGCTTTACGTGAAGGTAAAATCGGCGTTATGGATTATTACAATATGCAAAATATAATTTCAGATACCCAAATGAGACTAAGCCTTTCAAAAGCAACTCAGAGTGATGATGAAAAGCAACATGATAAAAAATAG
- a CDS encoding branched-chain amino acid aminotransferase, with protein sequence MSLVISVEKTQNPKEKPDPSSLGFGQVFTDHMFVMDYTEGKGWHDPKIVPYGPMEFEPSTMIFHYGQAIFEGLKAYKTKEGKVLLFRPQKNMERINISNERLCIPEIDTDFALEALKALIKLEKDWIPEAEGTSLYIRPFIIATDPFLGVRPSLTYKFIIILSPVGAYYKEGINPVKIYVESDYVRAVRGGIGYAKTPGNYACSLKSQVEANKKGYTQVLWLDGVEKKYVEEVGTMNVFFNIDNEVITPSLEGSILAGVTRDSTIELLKSWGVKVTERKITIEELYDAHAKGTLIEAFGTGTAAVISPIGELSWNDNVIKINDGKIGSLSSKIYETLTGIQYGKVEDKFGWTVEV encoded by the coding sequence ATGTCATTAGTAATAAGCGTAGAAAAAACTCAGAATCCTAAAGAAAAACCAGATCCATCAAGTTTAGGTTTCGGACAAGTTTTTACAGACCATATGTTTGTAATGGACTACACAGAAGGCAAGGGTTGGCATGATCCCAAAATTGTTCCTTACGGACCTATGGAATTTGAGCCTTCAACAATGATTTTTCACTATGGCCAGGCAATTTTTGAAGGCCTTAAAGCATACAAAACCAAAGAGGGAAAAGTACTTCTTTTCAGACCTCAGAAAAACATGGAAAGAATAAATATTTCAAATGAGAGACTGTGCATACCTGAAATAGACACAGATTTTGCACTGGAGGCTTTAAAAGCCCTTATTAAACTCGAAAAGGACTGGATTCCTGAAGCTGAGGGCACTTCCCTTTATATACGCCCGTTTATCATAGCGACAGATCCGTTTTTAGGTGTAAGACCCTCATTAACTTACAAATTTATAATAATCCTTTCACCGGTTGGTGCATACTATAAAGAGGGAATAAATCCTGTAAAAATATATGTTGAAAGTGACTATGTGCGTGCCGTAAGGGGAGGTATAGGATATGCCAAAACTCCCGGAAACTATGCATGCAGCTTAAAATCCCAGGTGGAAGCAAATAAAAAAGGCTATACACAGGTACTATGGCTGGACGGTGTAGAGAAAAAATATGTTGAAGAAGTTGGAACAATGAATGTATTTTTCAACATAGATAATGAAGTAATCACCCCATCTTTGGAAGGAAGTATTTTAGCAGGCGTAACAAGGGATTCCACCATTGAACTTTTAAAATCCTGGGGCGTAAAAGTTACAGAAAGAAAAATTACAATTGAAGAATTATATGATGCCCATGCAAAGGGTACCCTTATAGAAGCTTTTGGAACCGGTACCGCTGCTGTCATTTCACCAATTGGAGAGCTTAGCTGGAATGACAATGTTATAAAAATAAATGATGGCAAAATCGGCTCACTTTCTTCTAAAATATATGAAACACTAACAGGTATCCAGTACGGAAAAGTAGAAGACAAATTTGGCTGGACAGTAGAAGTATAG
- a CDS encoding YqeG family HAD IIIA-type phosphatase — translation MIKKFYPDLIADNVKKIDLNYLLENNIKGLILDIDNTLVPDYVEEAGDDIIKWVDKVKKMGFKVCIVSNATQKRVLKFNEKLGVDAISRASKPGKKSFLRAIKIMGIKAEETAVIGDQIFTDIYGGNKLNMFTILVKPIATKEFILVRIKRLAEKFVLAKHAKSNQKRT, via the coding sequence ATGATTAAAAAGTTTTATCCTGATTTAATAGCGGATAATGTAAAAAAAATAGATTTAAATTATTTACTTGAAAATAATATAAAAGGTCTTATCCTTGATATTGACAATACTCTTGTGCCTGACTATGTTGAAGAGGCAGGGGATGATATTATAAAGTGGGTGGATAAAGTAAAAAAAATGGGGTTTAAAGTTTGTATAGTTTCAAATGCCACCCAAAAGAGAGTTTTAAAATTTAATGAAAAGTTGGGGGTTGATGCAATCTCCAGGGCCTCAAAGCCTGGCAAGAAGTCTTTTTTAAGGGCAATAAAAATCATGGGTATAAAAGCAGAAGAAACTGCTGTTATAGGAGATCAGATTTTTACCGATATATATGGAGGAAATAAGCTTAATATGTTTACAATACTGGTAAAACCCATAGCCACTAAAGAATTTATTCTGGTAAGGATAAAAAGATTAGCAGAAAAATTTGTTTTGGCAAAACATGCAAAAAGTAATCAAAAAAGAACTTAA
- a CDS encoding shikimate dehydrogenase: MNIDARVTGKTKLLGLIGNPVGHSISPILHNTLSSLLGLDYVYVPLKVEKEDLSLVVKALKSLDFVGFNVTIPYKKEIMKYIDENSIEAILMGAVNTVKKIDGKLYGYNTDAEGFLRSFKEEAGTSFEGKKVVLIGAGGVARPIAVKIASEGAEKISLVNRTKEKAIELAETVNENVREIVQVYNFEDKTFKMAVEESDIIINTTSVGMTPDVGKSPISGDYFNDSQIVYDVIYTPLETKLLKDAKKKGCKTINGLGMLFYQGIKAYEIWTGVKLSQEHINEVYSSFKKIIIK, encoded by the coding sequence ATGAATATTGATGCAAGGGTTACAGGAAAGACAAAATTACTAGGGCTTATTGGAAATCCTGTGGGACATTCTATTTCGCCTATATTACACAATACTCTAAGTTCTCTTTTGGGTTTGGATTATGTATATGTGCCGTTAAAGGTAGAAAAGGAAGATTTATCCCTTGTAGTTAAGGCACTAAAATCTTTGGATTTTGTAGGATTTAATGTTACTATTCCATATAAAAAAGAAATAATGAAATACATTGACGAAAACAGCATAGAAGCCATTTTAATGGGAGCTGTAAATACAGTTAAAAAAATTGACGGAAAATTATATGGCTACAACACGGATGCAGAGGGGTTTTTAAGGTCATTTAAAGAAGAAGCCGGTACTTCTTTTGAAGGGAAAAAAGTTGTCTTAATCGGGGCTGGTGGAGTAGCACGCCCTATAGCGGTAAAAATTGCCTCTGAAGGGGCAGAAAAAATAAGCCTTGTAAACAGGACTAAAGAAAAGGCTATAGAACTAGCGGAAACTGTAAATGAAAATGTGAGGGAAATTGTACAAGTTTATAATTTTGAAGATAAAACATTTAAAATGGCTGTTGAAGAAAGTGATATAATTATAAACACTACTTCTGTGGGAATGACCCCTGATGTTGGAAAGAGTCCTATAAGCGGGGATTATTTTAATGACAGCCAGATTGTTTATGATGTAATATACACACCCCTTGAGACAAAATTATTAAAAGATGCAAAAAAGAAGGGCTGTAAAACAATAAACGGACTGGGTATGCTTTTTTATCAGGGAATTAAGGCATATGAAATATGGACAGGGGTTAAACTTTCACAGGAGCATATTAATGAGGTTTATAGTTCCTTTAAGAAAATTATAATAAAATAA
- a CDS encoding CotH kinase family protein, which yields MRKKICALLIFAVLLSALTGLNVFAQSNKALRPVFSHQGGFYTQPFELYLSVQEPNTRIFYTLDGSVPVPGSEGTFEYSGGILIRNRTDEPNDLSMIRNVSNDMFQGWIEPKGQLFKGTVIRAIAVNQQGIASDVVTRSYFVDPNGIQRYKLPVISIVTDRDNLFDNQIGIYVNGNYEMRGKEWERPVHVEFFEADNTLAFSQNAGIRIHGGYTRKYAQKSFRLYAREEYDEKKWFEHEIFPGLKAKGTGESIEKFKRLVLRMSGNDSQYTMFRDGLMQDLVSHFNVDTQAFRASVLFLNGEFWGIYNVRERYDDRYFQIHYDLDRDKVALLSIAGTTAESIEVDEGTEEDAQDYRNIINYIRQNNIKDSSTYEYVNTKLDLDSYIDYLITHIYFANTDWPANNQTLWKYKTDNREYNPNAPKGQDGRWRWAIRDTDFGFGLAYGGQVNHDTLSYASTEGRGFGAPPAWSVFLFKTLLENDDFRNKFINRFADHINTAFVPERVNEMIDKKSGDIAHIIDEHNRRWNKIEDWNKEVNILRDFANRRPSFVINHIVNRFRNNGVSQSASINLSTDIEKGYIRINSIDINEKTPGVKDPANWNGVYFGGVPVTIKAIPNEGYQFERWEGVNEDIKYNDTITINPQNNLSIKAVFKKTSSGGRMMGDINGDNVINSSDYVLLQRYILNISDLKLEDKYAITDLYEDGEINSIDCAILQRYVLNIITSLPHK from the coding sequence TTGAGGAAAAAAATATGTGCTTTACTAATTTTTGCAGTTCTGTTATCTGCATTAACAGGGCTTAATGTTTTTGCGCAGTCAAACAAGGCCCTAAGACCGGTTTTTTCACATCAGGGAGGCTTTTATACACAGCCTTTTGAGTTGTATTTAAGTGTCCAGGAACCAAATACACGCATTTTTTATACTTTAGACGGCTCAGTGCCTGTTCCCGGTTCTGAGGGGACTTTTGAGTATTCAGGCGGAATATTGATTAGAAACAGAACAGATGAACCTAATGATTTGTCAATGATAAGAAATGTATCAAACGACATGTTTCAGGGCTGGATAGAGCCGAAAGGACAGCTTTTTAAAGGAACTGTCATAAGGGCAATTGCTGTAAACCAACAGGGAATTGCAAGTGATGTGGTTACCCGGTCATATTTTGTAGATCCTAATGGGATTCAAAGGTATAAACTACCTGTAATTTCTATAGTAACTGACAGGGATAACCTTTTTGATAATCAAATTGGAATATATGTGAATGGAAATTATGAAATGAGAGGGAAAGAATGGGAAAGACCTGTCCATGTGGAGTTTTTTGAAGCTGACAATACCCTTGCTTTTTCTCAAAATGCCGGAATCAGAATACATGGCGGGTATACAAGAAAATATGCCCAAAAATCCTTCAGGCTGTATGCCAGGGAAGAGTACGATGAAAAAAAATGGTTTGAACATGAGATTTTTCCCGGTTTAAAAGCTAAAGGTACCGGGGAGAGTATAGAAAAGTTTAAGCGTCTGGTTCTGAGAATGTCTGGTAATGATTCCCAGTATACAATGTTCAGGGACGGGCTTATGCAGGATTTAGTTTCCCATTTCAATGTGGATACCCAGGCTTTCAGGGCATCGGTATTGTTTTTAAACGGCGAATTTTGGGGAATATACAATGTCAGGGAGCGATACGATGACAGGTATTTTCAAATCCACTACGACCTTGACAGGGATAAAGTTGCACTTTTGAGTATCGCAGGTACCACGGCAGAATCAATTGAAGTGGATGAAGGGACGGAAGAGGATGCCCAGGATTACAGAAATATTATAAACTATATCAGGCAAAATAATATTAAAGACAGTAGTACATATGAGTATGTCAATACAAAGCTGGATTTGGACAGCTATATTGATTATCTCATTACCCATATTTATTTTGCAAACACAGACTGGCCTGCAAACAATCAGACTTTATGGAAATACAAGACAGATAATCGGGAGTACAATCCTAATGCCCCTAAAGGACAGGACGGCAGATGGAGATGGGCTATAAGAGATACTGACTTTGGTTTTGGTCTTGCATACGGCGGTCAGGTAAATCACGATACATTATCATATGCTTCAACTGAGGGAAGAGGTTTTGGAGCTCCCCCTGCCTGGTCGGTATTTTTATTTAAAACTCTTTTAGAAAATGACGATTTTAGAAATAAGTTTATAAACCGCTTTGCAGATCATATAAATACTGCTTTTGTCCCAGAAAGGGTAAATGAGATGATTGACAAAAAAAGTGGAGATATAGCTCATATTATAGATGAACACAACAGGCGCTGGAATAAAATTGAGGATTGGAACAAGGAAGTTAATATACTAAGGGATTTTGCCAACAGAAGACCTTCTTTCGTTATAAATCATATAGTTAACAGATTTAGAAATAACGGGGTAAGTCAAAGTGCATCTATAAATCTCAGCACTGATATTGAAAAGGGTTATATCAGGATAAATTCAATAGATATAAACGAAAAAACCCCCGGGGTTAAAGATCCTGCTAACTGGAACGGAGTGTATTTTGGAGGGGTTCCCGTTACCATCAAAGCAATTCCGAATGAAGGTTATCAGTTTGAAAGATGGGAAGGAGTCAATGAAGATATAAAGTATAATGATACAATTACAATTAATCCTCAAAACAATTTGAGTATAAAAGCTGTCTTTAAAAAGACCTCATCAGGAGGGCGTATGATGGGTGACATAAACGGAGATAATGTAATAAATTCTTCAGATTATGTACTTTTGCAAAGATATATTTTAAATATTTCAGATTTGAAATTAGAAGATAAATATGCCATTACTGATTTATATGAAGATGGAGAAATCAACTCCATAGATTGTGCAATTTTACAAAGATATGTTTTAAATATAATCACATCATTACCACATAAATGA
- a CDS encoding polyphosphate polymerase domain-containing protein, with product MAIEVFNRYEKKYLVRAEIYEDVQRVLSKYMELDEYNKKHPYYTICNIYYDTMNNELIRKSISKPKYKEKLRLRGYGIPSLEDKVYLEIKKKVNGLVNKRRTRLVLKEAYNYLFTSIMPEYKEYMNKQVLNEIDYFLKLYNLVPRIYIAYDRRAFFGIDNRDLRITFDTNIRTRRTDLRLELGDHGEKLLDDNVYLMEIKAEKTIPVWVSKMLSEFKIYRTSFSKYGTEYKKTIVQKVSEGERVECLKQFYIPQLYHQRYTFATPQLQI from the coding sequence ATGGCAATAGAGGTATTTAACAGGTATGAAAAAAAGTATTTAGTTAGAGCCGAAATATACGAAGATGTTCAACGTGTACTAAGTAAATACATGGAGCTTGACGAATACAACAAAAAACATCCGTATTACACTATTTGCAACATATATTATGATACGATGAATAATGAGCTTATCAGAAAGTCAATTTCAAAACCTAAGTACAAAGAAAAATTAAGATTAAGAGGTTATGGAATACCTTCTTTAGAAGATAAGGTCTATTTAGAAATCAAAAAGAAGGTAAACGGGCTGGTTAATAAAAGAAGAACAAGGCTGGTATTAAAAGAAGCCTACAATTATCTTTTTACTTCAATAATGCCCGAATACAAAGAATATATGAACAAACAAGTTTTAAATGAAATTGACTATTTTCTAAAACTATATAATCTTGTGCCAAGGATTTATATTGCATATGACAGGAGGGCATTTTTTGGAATTGATAACAGAGATTTGAGAATAACATTTGACACAAATATAAGGACAAGAAGAACGGATTTAAGGCTTGAACTTGGTGACCATGGAGAAAAACTTTTAGACGATAATGTGTACCTTATGGAGATAAAAGCAGAAAAAACCATCCCTGTATGGGTGTCTAAAATGCTTAGTGAATTTAAAATTTACAGAACAAGTTTTTCTAAGTATGGTACTGAGTACAAGAAAACAATAGTTCAAAAAGTTTCTGAGGGGGAAAGAGTTGAGTGTTTGAAACAATTTTATATACCACAGCTTTATCATCAAAGATATACTTTTGCAACTCCGCAATTGCAAATATAG
- a CDS encoding DUF4956 domain-containing protein, protein MGMDISISKVIWTLVFAFLSGIIIALTYIITHARGRYSQNFTHTLLMVPAVIAIIILFVGSNFARAFSLMGIFSIIRFRSAPGDPKDISYILFSAGAGLACGIGLWTYSILFTLIICGFMYVISIINFGDKKIYTKQLKIVIPEDLDYKGVFDDVLLKYTSSHELRRVKTTDLGTLYELVYIITMREDVNEKEFIDELRCRNGNLNITLSMKAEPDY, encoded by the coding sequence ATGGGAATGGATATATCTATTTCTAAGGTAATATGGACGCTGGTATTTGCGTTTCTATCAGGAATTATAATTGCGCTAACTTATATAATAACACATGCAAGGGGCCGCTACTCACAAAACTTTACACATACATTGCTTATGGTTCCGGCTGTCATTGCAATTATAATATTGTTTGTTGGAAGTAACTTTGCAAGAGCTTTCAGCTTAATGGGTATATTCTCAATTATAAGATTCAGAAGTGCCCCGGGAGATCCAAAGGATATTTCTTATATACTTTTTTCAGCAGGGGCAGGACTTGCATGTGGTATTGGGTTGTGGACATATTCAATATTGTTCACTCTTATAATATGTGGATTTATGTATGTTATAAGTATAATTAATTTTGGAGACAAAAAGATATACACCAAACAGCTTAAAATTGTTATACCGGAAGATTTAGACTATAAGGGTGTTTTTGATGATGTGCTTTTAAAATATACTTCAAGTCATGAATTAAGGAGGGTTAAGACGACGGATTTAGGCACCCTTTATGAACTTGTTTATATAATTACAATGAGGGAAGATGTAAACGAAAAAGAATTTATTGATGAATTAAGGTGCAGAAATGGAAATTTAAATATTACATTGTCCATGAAAGCAGAACCTGACTATTAA